The following proteins are co-located in the Theropithecus gelada isolate Dixy chromosome 19, Tgel_1.0, whole genome shotgun sequence genome:
- the LOC112613350 gene encoding peptidyl-prolyl cis-trans isomerase A, whose amino-acid sequence MVNPTVFFDIAVDGEPLGRVSFELFADKVPKTAENFRALSTGEKGFGYKGSCFHRIIPGFMCQGGDFTRHNGTGGKSIYGEKFEDENFILKHTGPGILSMANAGPNTNGSQFFICTAKTEWLDGKHVVFGKVKEGMNIVEAMERFGSRNGKTSKKITIADCGQLE is encoded by the coding sequence ATGGTCAACCCTACCGTGTTCTTCGACATTGCCGTCGACGGCGAGCCTTTGGGCCGCGTCTCCTTCGAGCTGTTTGCAGACAAGgttccaaagacagcagaaaattttcgtgctctgagcactggagagaaaggatttggttataagggttcctgctttcacagaattattccagggtttatgTGTCAGGGTGGTGACTTTACACGCCATAATGGCACTGGTGGCAAGTCCATCTATGGGGAGAAATTTGAAGATGAGAACTTCATCCTAAAGCATACAGGTCCTGGAATCTTGTCCATGGCAAATGCTGGACCCAACACAAatggttcccagtttttcatctgcactgccaagactgagtggttggatggcaagcatgtggtctttggcaaagtgaaagaaggcatgaatattgtggaggccatggagcgctttgggtccaggaatggcaagaccagcaagaagatcaccattgctgactgtggacaactcgaataa